GATCTCGCCGAGCGCCACACCAGGGGTAAGCGCGTCCTTCGGATCAGACCTGCGTGAAGGCACGGTTATCGGTGGCGGTCGTCACGAGCAGCGGTGGCCGAGAACCCCGCGACAGCGGGTCGCGCCCGCACCCTGACGAGCGGCGCGGCGGAGGGCGCGACCCCGATCCCCGTCGGAACGACGCGCCAAGCAGCGACCCCGTCAACCAGCAGGCGGCGAGCTGAGGGCAGGCTCATGGCTGCCTCGAGGGGCCGACGCCTGGTGAGCGTCGTTCCAGCGCTTCCGCCACGCCCGAGTCTGGGGGGTCGGCACGTCGGGCGCAAGGCCCTATCGTCGCCACATGACCGTGTATCCCGCCGCCCTCCTCCGCTCCGCTCCTCGCTCGGTAGGCGCGTGGTGCCGGCCTCCGCTTCGAACCGCTGCGATGCTCACTGCGGAGGGCGGCTCATGACGACCGATCACATGGGCCGCACGCACCGGCTCGAGGTGTTCGACGCCGACGTCAGGGAGTGGGAGGCGACCGTCCTCGACGTCTCCGACGAGGGCGTCGTGCTCGACCGTTCCGCGTTCTATCCCGGTGGCGGCGGACAGCCGCCGGACGAGGGCGTCCTGCTCTGGGGCGGGGTCGAGACGAGGATCGTCGGTGTCCGCAAGGGTGACGACCTGTTCCTCGTCCCGCACGAGGACGATCCCGTGCCGCCGGTGGGCACGGCCGTCCGCGGGGCCGTCGCCGATGAGCGACGCAGCCTGCTGATGCGCACCCACTCCGGCCTGCACGTGCTGTGCGGCGTGGTCTTCCGCGACTACGGCGCCCTCGTCACGGGCGGCAACATGGAGCCCGGAGTCGCGCGCATGGACTTCAACCTTCCCGAGCTGCCCGACGGGTTCCGCGACCACATCGTCGAGGCGTGCAACACCGAGGTGAGCGCCGACCGCCGCATCGACACCAAGGTGCTGCCGTACGACGACGCGTTCCGGATCCCCGACATCATCCGTACGGCGACGAACCTGCTGCCGCCCGACCTCACCGAGGTGCGGATCATCGACATCGTCGGCCTCGACACCCAGGCCGACGGCGGCACGCACGTGGCGTCGACGAAGCAGATCGGCCGCATCGAGCTGGCGAAGGTCGAGAACAAGGGCAAGGGCTTCCGCCGCTGCCGCATCCGCATCGTCGACTGACAGGTTCAGCTGCGGTGCGTAGGCACGGCGCGACCAGAGGGAATGCGGCATCGCGTGGACGTGGTTGTGCCTTCAGGCCAATTCCGTCTCTCTGGCGAGGTGAAACCCGGTGCCGTCAGACCTCCGTATGCCACGACGGGTGGCGATGCTGACCGTGCACACCTCACCGCTCGACCCTCCCGGCACCGGCGACGCCGGCGGCATGAACGTCTACGTCGTCGAGGTCGCCAAGCGGCTGGCGGCGGCGGGCGTCGAGGTCGAGATCTTCACCCGGACGACGTCGAGCGAGCTGTCGCCGGTGGTCGAGTTGGCGCCTGGTGTCCTCGTGCGGCACGTGCTCGCGGGTCCGTACGAAGGACTGGCCAAGGAGAACATGCCGGCCCAGCTGTGCGCGTTCACCGTCGGCGTGCTGCGCGCCGAGGCGCGGCAGCGACCCGGTCACTACGACCTCGTGCACTCGCACTACTGGCTGTCCGGGCAGGTCGGCTGGGTGGCGAAGGAACGCTGGGGTGTCCCGCTGGTCCACACCATGCACACCATGGCCAAGGTCAAGAACCTCTCGCTCGCCGAGGGTGACCAACCGGAGCCCGAGTCCAGGGTGATCGGCGAGGCGCAGGTGGTCGAGGCGGCCGACCGGCTGGTGGCCAACACTCGCGACGAGGCCGACCATCTGGTGAGCCTGTACGGCGCCGATCCCGGCCGCACGTCCGTCGTCCACCCGGGCACGGACCTCGAGGTGTTCCGGCCGGGTTCGCGCGGTGACGCGCGCCGGCGGCTGGGGCTGCGTGACGATGCGGTGGTGCTCCTCTTCGCCGGGCGCATCCAGGCGCTGAAGGCGCCCGACGTCCTGCTCGGCGCGGCCGCGCGACTCGTCGCCCTCAGGCCGGGGTTGCGCTCACGTCTCGTCGTGGCGATCGTGGGCGGGCTCAGCGGTGCGCGCGCCGACCAGGTCGACTCGCTGGTGCGGCTGGCCGACTCCCTCGGCATCGCCGACCTCGTGCGTTTCGTCCCGCCGGTGGCGCCGCACGCGCTGCCCGACTGGTACCGCGCGGCGACGGTGACGTTGGTGCCGTCGTACAGCGAGTCGTTCGGGCTCGTCGCCGTCGAGTCGCAGGCATGTGGCACGCCGGTGGTCGCGGCGCGGGTCGGTGGCCTGCGCACCGCCGTCGCCGACGGTGTCTCCGGCGTCCTCGTCGACGGTCACGATCCCGCCGCGTACGCCGCGGCCGTGGCGAGGATCGTCGACGAGCCGCCGCGCCGCGACCGGCTGGCCGCCGGCGCGTTGCGGCACGCGGCGACCTTCTCCTGGGACACGACGGTGGCATCGCTCGTCGATGCGTACGGGGAGGCGCTGACCAGCTTCCGCGAGGGGATGCAACGCTTGTCGGCATGACTGGGCTTCCCGCCGCCCTCCTCCACGCCGCTCCTCGCTCGCTGAGCGGGTGGTCGAGGCGTGCGCTTCGGATCGCTGCGATGCTCGCTTCGGAGGACGGCTCATGACCACTCGAGCCGCGGCGTCCGCGGTGATCCGCGACGCACTGTCCGGTGCGGAGCTCGAGTGGGAGGAGTCCGAGCCGCACGCGTTCGTCGTGACGATGCCGGGTGTGCGCAAGCTCAAGACCACCTGCTCGCTCGTCGTCGGAGAGCACAGCGTGTCGGTGAACGCGTTCGTCGTCCGCGCGCCCGACGAGAACCACGAGGCGTTCTACCGGCTGCTGCTCGAGCGCAACCGGCGGGCGTACGGCGTGCACTTCGCGCTCGACGCACTCG
The window above is part of the Streptosporangiales bacterium genome. Proteins encoded here:
- a CDS encoding alanyl-tRNA editing protein, coding for MTTDHMGRTHRLEVFDADVREWEATVLDVSDEGVVLDRSAFYPGGGGQPPDEGVLLWGGVETRIVGVRKGDDLFLVPHEDDPVPPVGTAVRGAVADERRSLLMRTHSGLHVLCGVVFRDYGALVTGGNMEPGVARMDFNLPELPDGFRDHIVEACNTEVSADRRIDTKVLPYDDAFRIPDIIRTATNLLPPDLTEVRIIDIVGLDTQADGGTHVASTKQIGRIELAKVENKGKGFRRCRIRIVD
- the mshA gene encoding D-inositol-3-phosphate glycosyltransferase, which translates into the protein MPRRVAMLTVHTSPLDPPGTGDAGGMNVYVVEVAKRLAAAGVEVEIFTRTTSSELSPVVELAPGVLVRHVLAGPYEGLAKENMPAQLCAFTVGVLRAEARQRPGHYDLVHSHYWLSGQVGWVAKERWGVPLVHTMHTMAKVKNLSLAEGDQPEPESRVIGEAQVVEAADRLVANTRDEADHLVSLYGADPGRTSVVHPGTDLEVFRPGSRGDARRRLGLRDDAVVLLFAGRIQALKAPDVLLGAAARLVALRPGLRSRLVVAIVGGLSGARADQVDSLVRLADSLGIADLVRFVPPVAPHALPDWYRAATVTLVPSYSESFGLVAVESQACGTPVVAARVGGLRTAVADGVSGVLVDGHDPAAYAAAVARIVDEPPRRDRLAAGALRHAATFSWDTTVASLVDAYGEALTSFREGMQRLSA
- a CDS encoding YbjN domain-containing protein, giving the protein MTTRAAASAVIRDALSGAELEWEESEPHAFVVTMPGVRKLKTTCSLVVGEHSVSVNAFVVRAPDENHEAFYRLLLERNRRAYGVHFALDALGDVYLAGHVPTGTVTADEVDRVLGCVLEYADDLFNRLLELGFASAIRREWAWRVDRGESLANLQAFRHLTEEP